A region from the Flexistipes sp. genome encodes:
- the rpoC gene encoding DNA-directed RNA polymerase subunit beta', with protein MTAIKSNPTKDDKSPVFFDALRVRIASPEKIRSWSSGEVLKPETINYRTFKPERDGLFCAKIFGPVKDWECLCGKYKRMKHRGIVCEKCGVEVIQSKVRRERMGHIDLASPVCHIWFFKGSPSRIGAMLDLNIKDIERVIYFESYIVINPKSTPLKEKELLSEERYRKLVEEYGHGSFVAKMGAEAIKDLLKKVDLDLSIIELKTELKETGSMQKKLKIAKRLKIMEAFRRSGNKPEWMILDVVPVIPPELRPLVPLDGGRFATSDLNDLYRRVINRNNRLKKLIELNAPEIIVRNEKRMLQESVDALFDNGRRGRVIRGSNKRPLKSLSDMIKGKQGRFRQNLLGKRVDYSGRSVIVAGPHLKMHQCGIPKLMALELFKPFIYYKLEKEKGLAATIKQAKKMVEEQRSEVWDILEEVISEHPVMLNRAPTLHRLGIQAFEPKLVEGKAIQLHPLVCPAFNADFDGDQMAVHVPLSLEAQLEARTLMLSTNSVLSPAHGKPLSVPTQDMVLGIYYLTRGMDNAKGEGKIFSSPQEVVVAYDQNKLDLHARIKVRIDDKLYDTVTGRVILFEVVPTGVDFEVVNRVLGKKELTKLVDYVYKKHGNYYTVKFLDDLKDLGFRYSTKAGFSICVDDFVIPEEKQQLVDEAFNKVMDIEEHYREGALTAGERYNQIIDIWSRANDSITNKLMTNLANLGGDKSAEDKHEKFYNSIFVMADSGARGSKAQISQLAGMRGLMAKPSGEIIETPIISNFRDGLTVLQYFISTHGARKGLADTALKTANSGYLTRRLVDVSQDVIVSDEDCGTIKGIEISALMEGSEVIETLGERIYGRYTLEDVYDPVTDDLIIEANTLITEDIAEKIERAGIDRITVRSVLTCELDHGVCKHCYGMDLGTRREVEVGESVGIIAAQSIGEPGTQLTMRTFHIGGAASASAEESGINAKFGGKVKFVDINLVRNRYEQNVVLNRNGSIQIVDKDGRVVEKYNITYGTKILVEDGETVNQGRLLAEWDPFAAVIMTEQEGRVAFGDIIEGETLKEDIDPITGLSQKVVISNTRDKKQPRVSIKNKENKTAERYILPVGAMITVEEGEEVYPGDVVAKIPRETQKTKDITVGLPRVAELFEARKPKEPGIIAEIDGVVKIEGSTKGYRKVVIENEETGDRKNYNISIQKYVNVREGDRVKAGEALVDGLVNPHDILSVLGEEELQKYIVNEIQEVYRKQGVTINDKHIEVISKQMLKKILIEDPGDSEFMPNEEVYKADFTKVQQDLLAEGLTPPKGRPILQGITKAALNTESFISAASFQETTRILTDASCSGKTDKLRGLKENVIMGKLIPAGTGSEHIKTEKFKFMKN; from the coding sequence GTGACAGCTATTAAAAGTAATCCGACTAAGGATGATAAAAGCCCGGTTTTCTTCGATGCTTTAAGAGTGAGAATCGCGTCACCGGAAAAGATAAGAAGCTGGTCTTCCGGTGAAGTTTTGAAGCCAGAAACAATAAATTACAGGACTTTTAAGCCGGAAAGGGACGGGCTTTTCTGTGCAAAAATATTCGGTCCTGTGAAGGACTGGGAATGTCTTTGCGGCAAATATAAGCGTATGAAACACAGAGGCATTGTCTGTGAAAAGTGTGGTGTGGAAGTTATTCAGTCCAAAGTAAGACGGGAGCGCATGGGTCATATCGACCTTGCTTCACCGGTGTGTCATATATGGTTCTTCAAAGGCTCGCCAAGCCGTATAGGGGCAATGCTTGATTTAAATATCAAGGATATTGAGCGGGTCATATATTTTGAATCTTATATTGTAATAAATCCGAAATCAACCCCTTTAAAAGAGAAAGAACTGCTCAGTGAGGAAAGGTACAGGAAGTTGGTTGAAGAGTACGGTCACGGTTCCTTTGTTGCCAAGATGGGCGCTGAAGCTATAAAGGATCTTCTTAAAAAAGTTGACCTTGATCTTTCCATAATTGAGCTGAAAACTGAGCTTAAAGAAACAGGAAGTATGCAGAAAAAACTCAAGATTGCCAAAAGGCTTAAGATAATGGAGGCTTTCCGCCGCAGTGGCAACAAGCCTGAATGGATGATACTCGATGTTGTGCCGGTAATCCCGCCCGAGTTGAGACCCCTTGTACCACTGGACGGGGGACGGTTTGCAACAAGTGATCTGAATGACCTTTACAGACGTGTGATTAACAGAAACAACAGGCTCAAAAAACTAATTGAGCTTAATGCTCCTGAAATCATTGTACGAAACGAAAAAAGGATGCTTCAGGAATCGGTGGATGCACTTTTTGACAACGGAAGAAGAGGCAGGGTCATCAGAGGATCCAATAAACGTCCTTTAAAATCCCTCAGTGACATGATTAAGGGTAAACAGGGGCGGTTCAGACAAAACCTTCTGGGCAAAAGGGTTGATTACTCCGGACGTTCGGTAATTGTTGCCGGTCCGCATCTGAAAATGCATCAGTGCGGTATTCCAAAGCTGATGGCTTTGGAACTTTTCAAACCTTTTATTTACTATAAACTGGAAAAGGAAAAGGGGCTGGCCGCCACCATTAAACAGGCTAAAAAAATGGTTGAGGAACAACGCTCTGAGGTCTGGGATATTCTCGAGGAAGTCATATCAGAACATCCTGTTATGCTGAACAGAGCGCCAACACTTCACAGGCTGGGTATTCAGGCTTTTGAGCCGAAGCTTGTTGAAGGTAAGGCCATACAGCTGCACCCTCTCGTTTGCCCGGCTTTTAATGCTGACTTCGACGGTGATCAGATGGCAGTTCATGTTCCGTTATCTCTCGAGGCGCAGCTGGAAGCCAGAACCCTTATGCTTTCAACTAACAGTGTACTTTCACCAGCTCACGGGAAACCCCTTTCTGTTCCCACTCAGGATATGGTACTGGGGATTTACTATCTGACCAGAGGCATGGATAACGCAAAGGGCGAAGGAAAGATTTTTTCATCACCTCAGGAAGTTGTGGTTGCATATGATCAGAACAAGCTTGATCTGCATGCCAGAATTAAGGTCAGGATAGATGATAAACTCTACGATACCGTAACCGGAAGGGTTATTCTGTTTGAAGTGGTACCGACAGGAGTGGATTTTGAGGTTGTGAACAGAGTTCTCGGTAAAAAGGAGCTGACAAAGCTCGTTGATTATGTATATAAAAAACATGGGAACTATTATACGGTTAAGTTCCTGGATGACTTAAAAGATTTAGGTTTCCGCTATTCCACAAAAGCCGGATTTTCGATATGTGTAGACGATTTTGTTATTCCTGAAGAGAAACAGCAGCTTGTTGATGAAGCTTTTAATAAGGTTATGGATATAGAGGAGCATTACCGTGAAGGAGCTCTGACAGCCGGCGAACGTTATAACCAGATAATCGATATATGGTCACGTGCAAACGATTCTATCACCAATAAACTTATGACCAATCTGGCTAACCTTGGCGGTGATAAGAGTGCGGAAGATAAACATGAAAAATTTTATAACTCTATATTTGTAATGGCTGACTCAGGTGCACGGGGAAGTAAAGCGCAGATTAGTCAGCTTGCAGGTATGAGAGGCCTTATGGCCAAACCTTCAGGGGAAATTATAGAAACGCCTATTATTTCTAATTTCAGAGACGGTCTCACAGTGCTTCAGTACTTTATTTCAACACACGGAGCAAGGAAAGGTCTCGCTGATACCGCTCTTAAAACTGCTAACTCAGGATACCTTACAAGAAGGCTTGTGGATGTGTCCCAGGATGTAATAGTATCCGATGAAGATTGCGGAACTATTAAGGGTATAGAGATAAGTGCTCTTATGGAAGGCAGTGAAGTTATTGAAACTCTCGGGGAAAGAATATACGGAAGATATACTCTTGAAGATGTTTATGACCCGGTTACCGACGATCTGATTATTGAAGCAAATACACTTATAACGGAAGACATCGCAGAGAAAATAGAGCGTGCTGGTATTGACAGGATTACCGTAAGATCAGTGCTGACCTGTGAGCTGGATCATGGTGTATGTAAGCATTGCTACGGCATGGATCTGGGCACAAGAAGAGAAGTGGAAGTAGGTGAATCTGTTGGTATAATTGCTGCACAATCGATTGGTGAACCGGGTACACAGCTGACGATGAGAACGTTTCACATTGGTGGCGCAGCATCAGCGTCCGCTGAAGAATCCGGTATAAATGCCAAATTCGGCGGTAAAGTGAAATTTGTGGACATTAACCTTGTCAGAAACCGCTACGAACAGAATGTTGTTCTTAACAGAAACGGCAGTATTCAGATAGTGGATAAAGACGGCCGGGTAGTTGAAAAATACAACATTACATATGGAACGAAAATCCTTGTGGAAGACGGTGAAACTGTTAATCAGGGCAGACTGTTGGCCGAATGGGATCCCTTTGCAGCGGTAATCATGACGGAGCAGGAAGGCAGGGTAGCCTTTGGTGATATTATTGAAGGGGAAACTCTGAAAGAGGATATTGACCCGATTACCGGACTTTCACAGAAAGTTGTGATTAGTAATACTAGGGATAAGAAGCAGCCCAGAGTTTCTATAAAAAACAAAGAAAATAAAACTGCGGAGAGATATATCCTTCCCGTCGGAGCTATGATAACAGTCGAAGAGGGGGAAGAGGTGTATCCCGGCGATGTTGTAGCGAAAATACCGAGGGAAACCCAAAAAACAAAAGATATCACAGTGGGTCTTCCCAGGGTTGCCGAACTTTTTGAAGCCAGAAAGCCGAAAGAACCCGGTATCATTGCTGAGATTGACGGTGTGGTAAAAATAGAAGGCAGTACAAAAGGCTACAGAAAAGTTGTTATCGAAAATGAGGAAACGGGCGATAGGAAGAACTACAATATTTCAATCCAGAAATATGTAAATGTCAGAGAGGGAGACAGAGTTAAAGCAGGTGAAGCGCTTGTTGACGGTCTTGTTAATCCCCATGATATTTTGTCAGTTCTCGGTGAAGAAGAGTTGCAGAAGTATATCGTTAATGAGATACAGGAAGTTTACAGGAAACAAGGTGTTACTATTAACGATAAACACATTGAGGTTATTTCAAAACAGATGCTAAAGAAAATTTTAATTGAAGACCCCGGTGATTCTGAATTTATGCCTAATGAAGAGGTATATAAAGCCGATTTTACCAAAGTTCAGCAGGACCTTTTAGCAGAGGGGCTTACACCTCCCAAAGGCAGACCTATACTACAGGGTATTACAAAGGCAGCCCTGAACACTGAAAGCTTCATTTCTGCAGCCAGTTTTCAGGAAACAACCAGAATACTTACAGATGCTTCGTGTTCCGGTAAGACAGACAAGCTGAGAGGACTTAAGGAAAATGTGATTATGGGTAAACTTATCCCTGCCGGTACAGGTTCTGAACACATTAAGACTGAAAAATTCAAGTTTATGAAAAACTGA
- the rpsL gene encoding 30S ribosomal protein S12 — translation MPTLNQLVRKGRKEVGKKTKSPALRDNPQRRGVCVRVYTTTPKKPNSALRKVARVRLTNGAEVTAYIPGIGHNLQEHSVVLVRGGRVKDLPGVRYKIVRGALDTAGVADRKQSRSKYGAKRPK, via the coding sequence GTGCCAACTTTGAACCAGTTAGTGAGAAAGGGCAGAAAAGAAGTAGGGAAGAAAACAAAATCTCCTGCATTGAGAGATAATCCTCAGAGAAGGGGAGTTTGTGTAAGAGTTTATACTACAACACCCAAGAAGCCTAACTCTGCATTGAGAAAGGTTGCAAGGGTGAGGCTTACCAACGGTGCTGAGGTTACAGCATACATACCGGGAATAGGCCACAATCTTCAGGAACACTCTGTTGTGCTGGTAAGAGGCGGCAGGGTAAAGGATTTACCTGGTGTTAGATATAAGATAGTCAGAGGTGCTCTGGATACAGCCGGTGTTGCTGACAGAAAGCAGAGCAGATCAAAATATGGCGCAAAAAGGCCAAAGTAG
- the rpsG gene encoding 30S ribosomal protein S7, which yields MARRRVAKKRVIIPDPIFHETLVTKFINSLMYDGKKSVAEKVFYDAMDMIKERRGEEGLDVFKKAIDNIKPVLEVKSRRVGGATYQVPVEVRAERRQALSIRWLIAAARARREKTMVERLASEIMDAADNKGVSIKKREDTHRMAEANKAFAHFRW from the coding sequence ATGGCTAGAAGAAGAGTAGCGAAAAAGAGAGTAATAATCCCTGATCCCATCTTTCATGAAACTTTGGTTACCAAGTTTATTAACAGTCTTATGTATGACGGTAAAAAGTCCGTTGCGGAGAAAGTATTTTATGATGCGATGGATATGATAAAGGAAAGACGCGGAGAAGAAGGGCTGGATGTGTTTAAAAAAGCCATCGATAACATAAAGCCCGTGCTGGAAGTTAAATCCAGAAGAGTGGGCGGGGCTACTTATCAGGTGCCTGTTGAAGTTAGAGCTGAAAGAAGACAGGCGTTAAGTATCAGATGGCTGATAGCAGCAGCAAGAGCCCGTAGAGAGAAGACAATGGTTGAGAGGCTTGCTTCAGAGATAATGGACGCAGCTGATAATAAAGGGGTATCAATTAAAAAGAGAGAAGATACTCACAGAATGGCTGAAGCAAATAAAGCCTTCGCTCATTTCAGATGGTAG
- the fusA gene encoding elongation factor G — MARKYSLERQRNIGIMAHIDAGKTTTTERILFYTGVNYKIGEVHDGAATMDWMEQEKERGITITSATTQCFWKDHRINIIDTPGHVDFTVEVERSLKVLDGSVAVFCAVGGVEPQSETVWRQADKYGVPRIAFVNKMDRVGADYFRVVDMIKNRLDARPLVCQLPIGVEDSFEGVIDLIRMKGIVWHGEELGAKYDYIDIPSEYVEQAEKYRESLVEMVCETDETLMEKYFEGEDISEEELVSAIRKGTNNLEFTPVFCGSAFKNKGVQPLLDAVVDYMPSPLDVPPIKGIKPGTEEEVVRRPVDDDPFAALAFKITTDPYMGQLTYFRVYSGSLEAGNYIYNASKGKKERVGRLLKMHSNKREEIKEIFAGDICATVGLKFTTTGDTLCDEKDPVELESMEFPEPVISVAIEPKTRSDQDKLSSALAKLAQEDPTFKVKVDDETGQTIISGMGELHLDIIVDRLLREFKVEANVGSPQVAYRETIRKTVKQESKYIKQSGGRGQYGHVWLELEPLEAGEGFQFENKIVGGAIPKDFIPAVQKGIEEAMEAGVQAGFPVVDVKVTLYDGSFHEVDSSEMAFKIAASMGFKDGMKKASPVILEPIMKVEVVVPEEYMGDVMGDLNSRRGRVEGMDSRGNTQVINSYVPLKEMFGYATNLRSLTQGRATYTMQFSHYEEVPATIAEEIAKSRV, encoded by the coding sequence GTGGCTAGAAAGTATTCGCTCGAAAGACAGCGAAATATCGGTATCATGGCACATATTGATGCGGGTAAAACAACAACAACAGAAAGAATCCTGTTTTATACAGGTGTAAATTATAAAATCGGCGAAGTTCACGACGGTGCTGCAACTATGGACTGGATGGAGCAGGAAAAAGAGCGTGGAATAACGATTACTTCAGCTACAACCCAATGTTTCTGGAAGGATCACAGGATTAATATTATAGACACTCCCGGACACGTTGATTTTACTGTGGAAGTGGAAAGGTCTCTTAAGGTTCTCGATGGTTCAGTAGCAGTTTTTTGTGCGGTAGGTGGTGTTGAACCTCAGTCGGAAACAGTTTGGCGTCAGGCTGATAAATACGGTGTGCCACGGATTGCGTTTGTCAACAAAATGGACAGAGTGGGTGCAGACTACTTTAGAGTTGTTGATATGATAAAAAATCGTCTGGATGCGAGACCTTTGGTCTGTCAGCTGCCCATCGGTGTGGAGGATTCTTTTGAAGGTGTTATTGATCTTATCAGGATGAAAGGTATTGTCTGGCACGGTGAGGAGCTTGGTGCCAAATATGACTATATAGACATTCCGTCTGAATATGTTGAGCAGGCTGAAAAATACAGGGAAAGCCTTGTTGAGATGGTTTGTGAAACAGATGAAACATTGATGGAAAAATATTTTGAAGGTGAAGATATCTCCGAAGAGGAATTGGTTTCTGCAATAAGGAAAGGGACGAATAATCTCGAATTTACTCCCGTTTTTTGTGGGAGTGCCTTTAAGAATAAAGGTGTGCAGCCTCTGCTTGATGCTGTTGTTGACTATATGCCTTCACCACTTGATGTACCTCCCATCAAGGGAATTAAACCAGGTACTGAGGAAGAGGTTGTTAGAAGACCGGTTGATGATGATCCTTTTGCAGCGCTTGCTTTTAAGATAACAACTGATCCTTATATGGGACAGTTAACATATTTCAGAGTATATTCGGGAAGCCTCGAGGCAGGGAACTATATTTACAATGCATCCAAAGGTAAAAAAGAACGTGTTGGCAGACTTCTGAAGATGCATTCAAATAAAAGGGAAGAGATTAAAGAAATTTTTGCCGGTGATATCTGTGCCACCGTCGGTTTGAAGTTTACAACCACAGGGGATACTCTGTGTGATGAAAAGGATCCTGTAGAACTTGAGTCTATGGAATTTCCCGAGCCTGTTATCTCGGTTGCTATTGAGCCCAAAACACGCAGTGATCAGGATAAACTGTCCTCAGCTCTGGCAAAACTTGCTCAGGAAGACCCCACTTTTAAAGTAAAAGTGGATGACGAAACAGGTCAGACCATTATATCAGGAATGGGCGAGCTGCATCTGGACATAATTGTTGACAGGCTGTTGAGAGAATTCAAGGTTGAAGCTAATGTAGGAAGTCCGCAGGTTGCTTACAGAGAAACAATTAGAAAGACCGTTAAGCAGGAATCTAAATATATAAAACAGTCCGGTGGTAGAGGGCAGTATGGTCATGTTTGGCTGGAGCTTGAGCCTCTTGAAGCTGGCGAAGGTTTTCAGTTTGAAAATAAGATTGTGGGTGGGGCCATCCCTAAAGATTTCATCCCTGCAGTTCAAAAAGGTATCGAAGAGGCAATGGAAGCCGGTGTTCAGGCAGGTTTTCCCGTTGTTGATGTTAAAGTAACCCTTTACGACGGATCGTTTCATGAAGTTGACTCATCAGAGATGGCTTTTAAAATTGCGGCTTCGATGGGTTTTAAGGACGGGATGAAAAAGGCCTCTCCGGTTATACTGGAGCCTATAATGAAAGTCGAAGTTGTTGTACCTGAAGAATATATGGGTGATGTTATGGGAGATTTAAACTCCCGGAGAGGAAGAGTTGAAGGTATGGATTCCAGAGGCAATACTCAGGTTATAAACAGTTATGTTCCGCTTAAAGAGATGTTCGGCTATGCTACGAACCTGAGATCATTAACGCAGGGCAGGGCTACTTATACAATGCAGTTTAGCCATTACGAGGAAGTCCCTGCGACCATTGCTGAAGAAATTGCAAAATCAAGAGTATAG
- the tuf gene encoding elongation factor Tu, with translation MSKQKYERKKPHVNVGTIGHVDHGKTTLTAAMTHVLSLKGYADYIEFGNIDKAPEEKERGITIATAHVEYESDKRHYAHVDCPGHADYVKNMITGAAQMDGAILVVSAADGPMPQTREHILLARQVGVPSIVVFMNKCDMVDDEELLELVELEIRDLLNTYEFPGDDIPIIKGSALQALENAEDEEKTKCIWELLQAMDDYIPAPERDIDKPFLMPIEDVFSISGRGTVVTGRVERGKVRVQDEIEIVGLTDTRKTVVTGVEMFRKILDEGEAGDNVGVLLRGIKKDDVERGQVLAKPGSITPHRKFKCEAYILTKEEGGRHTPFFSGYRPQFYFRTTDVTGVITLAEGVEMVMPGDNISCDVDLIQPIAMEQGLRFAIREGGRTVGAGVVTEIVE, from the coding sequence ATGTCCAAGCAAAAGTACGAAAGGAAGAAACCTCACGTAAACGTAGGCACGATAGGCCACGTTGACCATGGTAAGACGACATTGACAGCAGCGATGACACATGTACTGTCATTAAAGGGGTACGCAGATTATATTGAGTTTGGTAATATAGACAAGGCCCCTGAGGAGAAGGAGCGTGGTATAACGATAGCCACTGCTCATGTTGAGTACGAGAGCGACAAGCGCCACTATGCACACGTAGACTGTCCTGGTCACGCAGACTATGTAAAGAACATGATTACAGGTGCAGCGCAGATGGACGGAGCGATATTGGTAGTAAGTGCAGCGGACGGCCCTATGCCTCAGACAAGGGAGCACATTCTTTTGGCGAGACAGGTAGGAGTTCCCAGTATAGTAGTTTTCATGAACAAGTGCGACATGGTGGATGATGAGGAGTTGCTTGAGCTTGTAGAGCTTGAGATAAGAGATCTTCTAAACACCTATGAATTTCCCGGAGATGATATTCCGATAATCAAGGGTAGTGCACTGCAGGCGTTGGAGAATGCTGAAGATGAAGAGAAGACGAAGTGTATATGGGAATTGCTTCAGGCGATGGATGATTATATACCTGCTCCTGAGCGTGATATAGACAAGCCGTTTTTGATGCCGATCGAGGATGTATTCAGTATATCCGGCCGTGGGACAGTAGTTACGGGAAGAGTTGAGCGAGGTAAGGTAAGGGTACAGGACGAGATAGAGATAGTAGGGCTTACAGACACCCGTAAGACTGTGGTAACGGGAGTTGAGATGTTCCGTAAGATACTTGATGAAGGAGAAGCCGGAGATAATGTAGGTGTACTTCTTAGAGGTATCAAGAAGGATGATGTAGAGCGTGGTCAGGTACTTGCGAAGCCAGGTAGTATAACGCCGCACCGTAAGTTTAAGTGTGAGGCATATATATTGACAAAAGAAGAGGGTGGTCGTCATACGCCATTTTTCAGCGGATATCGTCCACAGTTTTACTTCCGTACGACGGATGTGACTGGAGTGATAACATTGGCTGAGGGAGTAGAGATGGTAATGCCCGGAGATAATATCAGCTGTGACGTGGATTTGATTCAACCGATAGCGATGGAGCAGGGGTTGAGATTTGCTATACGTGAAGGCGGCAGGACAGTAGGTGCCGGTGTCGTTACAGAAATCGTGGAGTAA
- the rpsJ gene encoding 30S ribosomal protein S10 → MAEQKIRIKLKGYDHKILDKAVKDIVSTAKRTGAQTVGPIPLPTKKEKFTVLKSPHVNKKARDQFEIRTHKRLVDIFEHNPQTIDALMKLELSAGVDVEIKL, encoded by the coding sequence ATGGCTGAACAAAAGATACGAATAAAATTAAAAGGCTACGATCATAAAATACTGGATAAAGCAGTAAAGGATATAGTCAGCACGGCCAAGAGGACGGGGGCACAAACGGTGGGCCCTATACCATTGCCCACGAAAAAGGAAAAATTTACAGTCCTGAAATCTCCCCATGTCAACAAGAAGGCGAGAGACCAGTTTGAAATCAGGACTCACAAGAGACTTGTTGATATTTTTGAGCACAACCCACAAACTATTGATGCACTTATGAAGCTGGAGTTATCAGCTGGTGTGGATGTTGAAATAAAACTATAA
- the rplC gene encoding 50S ribosomal protein L3 yields the protein MFKAILGKKIGMSQIFTPEGKVIPVTVIEAGPCTVVQKKNVASDGYNALQMGYQKIKKVKNVTKPMLGHFKKNNLEPFKVLKEVKVENPDEFEIGQEVTVEAFVEGDVVDVQGKSIGKGFQGVMKRYNFGGGPASHGSNFHREPGSIGMCEMPAETPKGRKMPGRMGGKKVSVQGIKVVRVMPEKNLLLVAGAVPGHKNSTVFLRESTKKQKSN from the coding sequence ATGTTTAAGGCAATATTAGGAAAAAAAATAGGGATGAGTCAGATTTTTACTCCTGAAGGTAAAGTAATTCCTGTTACAGTTATTGAGGCAGGCCCTTGCACAGTGGTACAGAAGAAAAACGTAGCCAGCGACGGCTACAATGCTTTACAAATGGGGTATCAAAAGATTAAAAAAGTTAAAAATGTAACCAAGCCTATGTTGGGACATTTTAAGAAAAACAATCTTGAGCCTTTTAAGGTACTCAAAGAGGTGAAGGTTGAAAATCCTGACGAGTTTGAGATAGGTCAGGAAGTTACAGTGGAAGCCTTTGTAGAAGGTGACGTAGTCGATGTGCAGGGAAAATCTATCGGTAAAGGATTCCAGGGTGTCATGAAAAGGTATAACTTTGGCGGCGGCCCTGCTTCGCACGGTTCGAATTTTCACCGTGAACCCGGTTCGATCGGTATGTGTGAAATGCCGGCTGAAACACCAAAAGGAAGAAAAATGCCGGGAAGAATGGGCGGTAAAAAAGTTTCCGTTCAGGGAATCAAAGTAGTTAGAGTTATGCCGGAGAAAAATCTGTTGTTAGTAGCCGGAGCTGTTCCCGGGCATAAAAATTCCACTGTATTTTTAAGGGAATCTACTAAGAAACAAAAAAGTAATTAG
- the rplD gene encoding 50S ribosomal protein L4: MSKLDVINTNADKVDELDISEQLMDYPEKPWLVHEVVKMQLAGRRAGTHATKNRANISGGGKKPWRQKGTGRARAGSSRSPLWVGGATMFGPQPRSYAYKMPKKKVRSALKSAFSSKLKDGSVKVFDKLATENGKTKEAAEILAKSQAERNVLVLFTEYDEKMIKAFRNIPYVKLLNVQGLNVYDTVHAENILMSQECLQNVMEVLEK, from the coding sequence ATGAGCAAATTGGATGTTATAAATACGAATGCAGACAAAGTGGATGAATTGGATATATCCGAACAGTTGATGGATTATCCGGAAAAACCCTGGCTTGTTCATGAGGTTGTTAAAATGCAGCTCGCAGGCAGAAGAGCCGGAACACACGCCACAAAAAACAGGGCTAATATATCCGGAGGCGGTAAGAAACCCTGGAGGCAAAAAGGTACAGGCAGGGCAAGAGCAGGCTCATCCAGGTCCCCTCTTTGGGTCGGCGGTGCCACAATGTTTGGTCCTCAGCCCCGCAGTTATGCATATAAGATGCCCAAAAAGAAAGTTAGATCGGCTTTAAAATCTGCCTTTAGTTCAAAGCTTAAAGATGGTAGCGTGAAGGTTTTTGATAAACTTGCTACTGAAAACGGCAAAACTAAAGAAGCTGCTGAGATTTTGGCAAAATCGCAAGCCGAAAGAAACGTGCTTGTCCTCTTTACAGAGTACGATGAAAAGATGATAAAAGCATTTAGAAATATCCCTTATGTAAAGTTGTTGAATGTGCAAGGATTAAATGTGTACGACACAGTACATGCTGAAAATATTTTGATGTCTCAGGAATGCCTTCAAAATGTTATGGAGGTACTGGAAAAATGA
- a CDS encoding 50S ribosomal protein L23 yields the protein MISVYDVIKKPLITEKAVSLKEDQNQVVFSVHPQANKVQIKQAVEELFEVKVKDVKTMNFKGKKKRFGLTLGRRDDWKKAVVMLEEDQKLEFV from the coding sequence ATGATATCCGTTTATGATGTAATTAAAAAGCCTTTGATTACGGAAAAGGCCGTGAGCCTTAAGGAAGATCAGAACCAAGTCGTATTTTCGGTTCATCCGCAGGCTAACAAAGTACAAATAAAACAAGCTGTGGAAGAGCTTTTTGAAGTTAAGGTTAAAGATGTAAAGACCATGAATTTTAAGGGCAAAAAGAAGCGTTTCGGCCTAACTCTGGGAAGAAGAGACGACTGGAAAAAAGCGGTGGTTATGTTAGAAGAAGATCAAAAGCTTGAGTTTGTTTAA